The nucleotide sequence AGCTGGCAAAACCTAAGGCTGCAGCAAAAAACTCACTAGGAGAACACGGTCAGCTCTACCGACAAGACGGAATTATCTGGCAGGGGAGAAGGGCCAAGACCAGGTGCATATATAGAGGTGGTACTGATTGAATGGCTGCAGGTGTGCCTCATCAGCTCTGTCGACCAAGCCCTGCAGAGGGGGAGGAACAAAGAGGCAGGGAAAAACAGGCAGggcaaaaacaccaaaacacagaacCCTCACAAACAGTTAGCTAAATTACGCAAGCATAGCTGGCAGGATAGCAAAGAGCTAAAAACAAACAGCCGGATCAAATAGTGTTAACAATTATGCTTAAAAGTTGCAGTTTCGTCGCAGATAATGTCGCCATCGTCTGTTTGCCTACAACAAGCTATTTCCACGAAAACATCTCAACATAAAAGTGTGAACTGACAAGTGACAAAactttaaagtaaaacaaaagaacaacaacaacaacatggccagcctgttagcattagcagctACACTtcgttagcctagcttagcctGGGTAGCTTCTAGAAACTGCTTACCCGAATTTCGGGGCTCTCCGGGGGTTTTGTGTCACTACTTATTAAATTAAATGGGCTCCGTCGACATCAAGCAACGCGGAAACTACAGCGACATGATCACAGTGATAAATGTCTAAATCTTCTTATGATATGAACTGGCTGCAGCTGGTTCTCCGGCTATGAGTCCTTCGCTGGTCTGAGTTGGTCGGCATTTGTGTTGATCCTTGAGTGAGACGTCGCAGCACTGCGTCCTCACATCACCTCAGACATCATCCCGGTCACATTTAGGTTTATGGATGCAGGACTATGAGAGCACTGAAATAGACAAGAGGGGGAATACCCTGAGCTGAGGGCACTGGAGTTTAAACTGTTACCACTCCTGAGGTGTCTGTGCTGTTAAGTTTTATTAACTACAGGAAACACAAAttactgacaaacacaaacaggataAAATAATGGTGGATTAAGTAGCAAGACTGTTTATAACACATAGTTTTCTCCATATTAATCCCATTATAAGTACAAAACTCACACTGACTATACCCGTCAAAGCATGAAACAGCATATTTCTCTGCGCCACAGTCTAAAAGTATTAATAACACACCAGTGAGTCACACTGTTGACTCAGTGACATGCTCCTTCATTAACACAAACACGGGGAGTGTGGTTCCTTTTGTGTGAATCCGCAAGTAAAATAGTCCCCAGCAACTTTATTATTTACTATAAACTATCCATCATGACCTTTAATAAATTAAAGTGAACAGGTTTGGTGCAGACAGACACTTTTCTTATTTATAATAACGTTGGCTAATAAAAGGCAATTGTAGAGCTAATCAACCTtccctgtaaacaaacaatgaaatactTTACAAACCATTTATCAAGCAACTGTAAAGGCTGGAAAACAGTTTTCCATCATTCGAAGAAAATCAGTGACAACACTAAAGAGAGAGACTTTTATTATTAAGTTGATTTCATACAATTTTAGAAAGGAAGCAATTCtatgaaaagaaacaagactttcataattattataaatgtttaaatcatgTACATGTTATGTATTTGTGTGGTCATTTCTTTGCCCAAGAAGGTCCCAGATTCCCTGATTCATGAGGCCACCTCTGAGATGTGGTGAATGTTGGACAGGGTGAGCTGTGCCTCTCGCGCCGGGTAGAAACGCCTTGAACGAAGCCACAGCCTACCGAACACTCCTGTGATCAGCAGCAGGACGACCAGCAGCCCCCCGAGGACAAAGGTCGCCACGGGAGGGACTCCGCCTGCATCTGAGGACAAAGGTTTACACGATTTACATATGAACCAAGTATGCTTATCTAGAATCTTTAAGCTTTGAAGATTTGAAAGCTAAAGCTTGAATATCCAGCTGAGTTACAGAGGCTAcacaaaaggtgaaaacatactCGGATTGGGCTTTTCTCTGTTGTGTAATAGCCGTCTGATTGGTCCATAAGACACTGTATGGGACAGAGGGACATCTCTCCGTTTCCTCATCCATCTATATCCACTGTAACAGTACTGTTTGGCGAAGAGATGAGTAAAGcattaaagagagagagagaggtcaggCAGTTCACATTCAAAATGAGGACCCCGCTAACTACAAGCTCATGTGGCTGTAAAACATTTCCAGACTCATGGGGGTCTATATTAAGGACATAAGCTGCACATATAGTAGGACACTTGTCCGGACTAGCCTCTGACTGCCAGTTGGAGGAATGAGCTCACTCACAGGCTGGCACAACCCCATGCCGTTGCGGCAGATCTGGACGTTGCAGTGGAGGAAGACGTTGGTGTAAGAGCTGCCGACAAACTTCAACATTTGTATCCTGAACGTGGCCTCCGGACCCTCGCCGTTCCTCAGCTCGCTCAGGATCTGTTTGTTTGACCACACCGGGCAGCtacggggggggggagacaaagAAGCAGTCAGGGCGGCCTGGTGGTGGTAGTGAGATTTAAATCTATAATGAAATACTGTACTCTACGGGAGCAGATGTCAGCTCATGTGATGAAGTGCAAAGCTAAGAAATAATGTCAACACTCCCCAAGCGAGAGACAGATTTGTTTGAgtattttcttttccccccGGCATTTCATTGCCCTGCTGTTGCAAACAGTACCAAATACTGCCTGGTTGTCAAGGACATGCGCAGCTGTTGAACTGAAACGCATATGGCCTCTCAGACAGCGGTCACATGACCGCCTCTGAGAGCTGTTGTCTGGCCCTCGCTCTCTAAGCAACAAATTCTCTTATTTCAGATTTCAACAGAGCTCCCTTAAGAGGACTTAGAGCTGTTTGCAAGTGTGGTGAAACAACAGGGCCTGACAGCTTTCCACAAGCAGGTTTCAACATGCCATCTATCAGATATCTTGTGCAAGATGGGAGTCTTGACCTATATGTATTCTTACTTTGTTTAGGTTTTGTCAGTGTAAAcctctatttttctttctgctcttATTATAAAATCAACTCAAACTATTCTGACCTGTCACTGATGAAGGTGTACTGGATGTAGCTGTTAGGATCGCTGGTTGGTGTCGCCCAGCATCTCTCTATCTGCAGCATCAGGTGAGCCGGTATCTacgaaaacagacagacaaggtTGGTTAAAGGTCGAGTCACACAATTAATGCACTTCCACACTATAACACAAAATTATGATTCACAGTATGTAAACAACAGCCGGACAGAGAGGGGTTGTGACAACACTCAAATTACTGTCTGGTCACCGGTGGAGTGTTGTTGGACTTCCAACATCTCTTGGAACATCCTGCCGCACAACATCTTGCTCAAGATCGTGTAACACGCATAAGCGTATCCCAAAATAACTGTCAATAGTCAGTACACAGAATACAACGTCTTAGATTAATACTGATATCAAAACATTTGGTcacaaatattgtgatatttgatttttgtCATCGAGTCCTTGCATTTATGacgtgcttttgaggagatttccaAATTAAGATTGAATTCTGTTTCgcaatgcagctttaaaatacAGCAATATAATTTTAAGGCCATGTCACCGAGCTCTAGCTCAGCATACACAATGATCAGGTCAGTGTGAGGTGTAAGCATGAAGTTCAAATAAACACAGTAATGTTCCTTGTCTGTAACGATCATTTACCATGAAAACTTTCACAAAGATTTCGTCCTCCAGCGTCAGCGATGGCACGGTGGTCCATCGGTCCTCAAAGGCTTCGTCCTTGTACAGCAACATTGACACTGAAAATTTCCCATCCTCTGTGTTCAGAGTGATGGGTCTGTAGAGAGAACACGATTAAAGAGGGAATTACATTTCCCTGTCAGTTCAGCAGTAAATCTGCTTTATTAGGAACACTTACTTAACATCAACTCTGATCATGTTTTCTCCGTTTGGCTGTTGGACCGTGTAGTTGATGGGGTAGCAGCACACAAATGTTATGTTGATGTAGTTTCTTGTTATGACGTCTGAAACGTTGTTGTGTATAGTGTTTATGAACATGATGTGCGTGTCATTTGATGCctgaggagggaaagaaaaatataaaagtcAGTGGAAAAACAATCAAGAGATGTGTTAATCTCTACGTGCAATTCATTTCTCTAGCAattgtttctctttatttatttcattttttaaagaaaatcgACTTTGTCCCCCAGTTAAGACATAATAAATATGTGAACATTTGATTTTGACAGTTTCACAGAAAATGTGGTTTCTACctcagataagaaaaaaaatcttcttggCCTTCCTTAACAtaataaaaatctaattatACATTAATGggttaacaaaaaataaaaaagtaaagcaTATTATTCTTAAATATGACATTAGTGCTGCAAGTAAATAATTACATTCATTATCAACTTATCCAATTAACTGAATCTTTACCCAGTATGTTTTAGTTTACTTCAATGTATGACAGAGAAAAGCAACACATTGTCACATTTATGAACCTGAAACAATCAAAAGTTTGATATTTgtgcttgaaaaatgtgttaaaatgattaattgattattaaaaCAGCTGCAGGTTGAATTTATTACTTTCAGTTATGCAATTAATTGACTAACTGTCAAAGTTCTACTTGAAATACAGCACAAAAGTCCAGGATAAATGACAGTAAGTCCCCTGTACACTTTATGTGTGACTGTGGGCAACATGATGCATGAGAATGACCAGTGGCGGGCACAGGTAGACACTGGGTGGTGCTAAAGCACCTGCCCTTTGCCCTCTGGACCAAGCAAGTGCCCTTTTGaaagttcgtttttttttttttttggtggccCATGCTGACATGATCATCTATAAGTGATCGTCGATTAAACGCGCGTGATAATAATGCCCCAATTAATATTCCCTctaccccccaccccacccgcACACACCTCTGTCAACGTGAACGCGCAGAGCAGACAAATGGAGGCGCGTTGTAGCAGCAGACAGTGCACAGCTgcagcccaaacacacctcctcccctgcccACCAGCCAGGTAAcactagtgatgggaacggcagttctttttactgtactgaatctttagaatccgttcattaaaatgattcattcaaaagatttgttcaccgaatcgttcagtgctctccaaccccctgaactgataagcagccaaacgacccgtcattcagttcatgattcagccctgaggttcacgttcacttactgagagatggtgcgttcacggaccatagtacacaatcattcgcgggagacgcagcgctgctttgagtggtatacatgcactaaaattatgacacggtgaaagtgtcctctgtgtacagtaaaatcaattaacatgatgctacacggatgttagcaacacagtgctagttttagcagtacggtcactgaacgtgaatcaactcctctgccctcagtgagtgactgactgacacagcgccactttcggCATAGTAcctgaacgagaatcacgtcctcagcgacgcgaatcatgagtgagtgacagcacgaacgtgattcacgtcctcacgtgaattacgttacctgctgagaatcacgttcgcgaacgtgagtgacttttactgtgcagtaaaatcacttaacatgatgctacacggatgttagcaacacagcgctaattttagcagtacagTTACTGGActtgaatcaactcctctgccctgagtgagtgggtgagtgacacagcgccactttcagcacagtacgtgaatgagaatcacgtcctcagcgacagttctctgtctGCAGTAGGTTCACGAATCATGAACGTatcacagcgcgaacgtgaattacgtcctcacagttctctgtgtgagtcgcggcagttccactcccggccggcatgctcgcggctgagctcaactgaactgagaaaggaacgaatcagttcttGAAGTGATTTCGTTCACTTCGTTctctcaaaagatttgttcgtttgaacgacacgttcgcAAACGACACAACACTAGGTAACACATAAATGAATCGAGTCGAGTGTGTTGTTTGCCCCCTAATCCTCAGTTGCCAAGCTATAACtcgcatttatttgtttctgttgtgaAGTAGCCTGTCTCAACGCCACACAGCTGGGCATACATTAGCCGACTGCTCACCTGCTTAACAAGCTAGACGCTACCCAAAATCAATAATAGATATGACGTGATGATGACCACCGGTAGAGTTTGTCATTGGTATCCTACAGCATGTGTATCTATCAGTATACTTACTTATGATGAATATTTAGTAGGCTATTGTGTAGGTTTACATTAGGCTACATAATTAACACTTGCAGTAATTTATTTGCTAAATGACAAACAGGCAATTCCCAATTGCCTGCAGAAAAAGTAGCCCTGTGTCTTGttgaaatataaccaaacagtcttattcatattgttggtctctttttatttaccaaTTGCAGCATAATGCCAAAACGGAGGGGTaagacaggaaaaagaaagggagctacagcaggcagcccaggggagcagctctctgctctcctggataaaagcatccaccagcagcaaggaggaagaggaagatgaagatgaaaggtcagagtcaagagtcatgttcactgtttagggcattttaaagctcagattttaaagttgaactgttcctctaattttactgaaatatcttaaaagctgtccccattttattttaactacacAAAGTGGTTTGGCTGTACTACATTAGACATTAAGCTATTTTagctaattatattattttgtaccAACAAGTTATTTCTATGTTACAAGACTTGCAGTAATCTTGTATTTACCTTAATAGGCTATattcaactttaaaaaatagGCTATTACTAAAACTATTATTATTCTATTCTAGGCAGCTACAGCAGGGAAGCAGTAggcttattttttaaatctcacactGCTACAATAAGGCAGCCGTCAGTTCTACATGCCGCataaagtgcccttatttttcactgagcacctgccccccaaaatgtctgtgcacgcCATTGAGAATGACGTGACGTAAGATGGGCTTAGAGCACTGCTGTGATTTCCAGTTGTGAGACTCACATTAAAACGCAACAGGAGCCATTGAGGTTCCTTTACGtaacctctctctccctgtgctGTAACCTCTACAGTCATCATCCTCTCACACACTGTAAATGTGAGCGACGCTGCTCAATATTCAACTGTTGGCAGCTGACGTAGGAGAAACCATAAAATGGCTTcatgtttcaaaataaatgtctgaCCTTTAAACCCAACCATTCATTCACCCTTTTCTCTGACGGCTGGTTTAAAAACATTCGAAGTTCAAGGTGAAAGCAAGATTGACAGCTCTggcattcttcttctttggcAACAGTCACCTAATCCGGAGCAGGCTTCCTGTCCTCAGCCGCTATGAGCAAAAACCTTGTAAAAACTGCTGAGGTGGAGAAGTGGGAGATTTCCTCCCAGCAGAAAGCTCTTTTAACCTTTCGCTTGctttacaaagaaaataaaaatgcattccAAGCAAACAATTCAAGGACACTTTGTAGGGCTGAAGTAGGGATTTAATCCTTGCCGAAGTTTAAATCTTTGAGAGTGGCTGGATTAAAATAACGAGGGAGCTGGTTGGCCGATGATTTAGGGCCTTTCTTTTCATTGAACATCAACAAATTATCATCATTTCCATGTAAATCCTGATAATTAGAACTGCAAGGCCATTCAGGGTCCCCTTCCTTCTCTGAATAAGGTCCTGCACTGTTTTAGGCAAAAGGAACAACGCCGTCCTTCTCTCTTGACATACACGCCACACCCCCCACccctttcctttctcttcaCTCCTTGTATGTATGTGCCTTTCTCTGTCCATCTTATTGTTCTTTGCTATGAGCTAAGTCCATGTGAACACAGAGCCTCACAGTCCACATTTACGTCACAGATTTCGGGGGGAAAACTGGCATGAGagcaggcccggttctagactgccttgattgtgggggcagtaagaaatgttgatgggtcaccaactgctactgttttaaGTGCCATAGGGATGacgtttttttgtatgcctaccagtctatgatgccaacccagacgtaagcatggcagattcgccgtggttccatcggcaaagctctaacgggaattatttttctggattgacgaagaaaacaaattctgtagCCAACtaattattgatgtcagtctactaacatattttcgatttaaatttgaagctacaatgtaattggcattttacattttaaacccACCTTCACCTCCCCGATGTaggaggacaactttatcaatgcccaattataatttgttatctaatattaaatggaatataaacctaaatattgcgcaactggcagatagaacttttgacgcacggtaagaacacacacttttgagcccaAGTCTCTCTTgaatgtgtgttgtttaatcctgtcggtggggtgggtgaggctcatgggccaacaggactaacagctgggctggcaagggttgaaagttgaaacccgcttcacaaCCGATACGTAGCCTGCCTGTGTGACGCTTCCCATGCTGCAgagcgggacagagacaaactcggaCAGCTTCATGTTTCAATATAAATGTCTGACCTTTAAACCCAACAATTCATTCACCCTTTTCTCTGACGGCTGGTTTGAAAACgttagaagtttttttttttttttttttccggaatgaagcggggtcggtttggtggggcagccaaagcatttgggggggcattgccgccccgtgcccatgcctagaactGGGCCCGCATGAGAGTCTGGTTTGATTCAAGCTATTCTTACTGCTATTTAAATGTAATTCcattgattgatttactaaATAAGGCTGATGTTTAATGCTTAAAAAGATCTTTGTGACTGTATTGTTGAcctttaaaaaatcaattaatgcaGGGTTAAAATGGGTGCAGGATTATTCTTTAATTGAGGATTTGGCTCCCTGCGTTACAAAAAAGGATCCTGATTGGACGACAAGTTCCCACAACAACCGCAGACATTGTAAAATAGCTGATTTATTATGATGATCGTATGTGTTCAATATTGGTAGTTTGTCTTCATATCTTTTGTTCTGAGTTCTTCTTGATGTCTGAGTTCACGTGCAACGTTTGATTAGTTTGACTCCTGAAGACACTTCCTGACTAACAAGTCCTCACTGACTTTAATGCAAATGTCGAGCCAAAGATCAGAGGTGATACCATTATTGTCCCGCAGTCGGAGAGGTTCGTCTTTAAGCTGTAATCGTAGCCGTATCCGACTTCGACGCCGCGGCAATTCGGGTCATTCAAATGCAAATCCCAAACCTAAACATGAAACggacaataagaaaaatcagTTGCGGGGAAAAATCTCACTGCAAACAATTTAGGATATCAGTGTGTGGGAATGTCAAAGCTTTTGAGTTTTGCTGCCGCTCACTTACTGGAACTGGAGGCACTTTGTTGAGGAAAAAAGCTCTGGGGATAAAAATCGCCATACTGTTGTTTGTACAGATGACAGTTTCATTGAGCACTAATAGAAAGAAGATCAGAACAGATTATTTTAACTACTGGCACAAAAATAATTGATTCAGAGAGTCAACATTCGTCCTATTATATTCCATTAATTTGTGTATGTTTACACACTTTTATGTTAATTCTTGGATGAATCCATATATTTAACATGCAAAATCTAAAAGTCAGTGGTGGAAAGAAACATTCACTAAAGTACTGTAGTATCTCTACATTTTCTGCTCCTTTATGCTTCTGCTCAACTACATATCCGTATAATTTTTACACTACATCTTTTATCTGACTACCGAAGTTCGTTTGCAAAATtagattttacacacaaaacacttaaaatatcaaataaaatatgagATGTTACATCATGTAGTTAAAACAAGCTCTACGTTGACCAgctattaaattaaaatgaatgattaaAACTGAAGTCTGACGGGTCATTCTGCTGCACGAG is from Sparus aurata chromosome 16, fSpaAur1.1, whole genome shotgun sequence and encodes:
- the LOC115566088 gene encoding pancreatic secretory granule membrane major glycoprotein GP2-like — its product is MAPASVVFAWLLFTMRMVTSAVYLESKEKVLNETVICTNNSMAIFIPRAFFLNKVPPVPVWDLHLNDPNCRGVEVGYGYDYSLKTNLSDCGTIMASNDTHIMFINTIHNNVSDVITRNYINITFVCCYPINYTVQQPNGENMIRVDVKPITLNTEDGKFSVSMLLYKDEAFEDRWTTVPSLTLEDEIFVKVFMIPAHLMLQIERCWATPTSDPNSYIQYTFISDSCPVWSNKQILSELRNGEGPEATFRIQMLKFVGSSYTNVFLHCNVQICRNGMGLCQPYCYSGYRWMRKRRDVPLSHTVSYGPIRRLLHNREKPNPNAGGVPPVATFVLGGLLVVLLLITGVFGRLWLRSRRFYPAREAQLTLSNIHHISEVAS